The Engystomops pustulosus chromosome 4, aEngPut4.maternal, whole genome shotgun sequence genome contains a region encoding:
- the MRNIP gene encoding MRN complex-interacting protein codes for MVQEFQVLRCYSCQAFQVHQVKKSKKWSCKLCGEKQSLLKVYGQGSGADCRHHVQKLNLLQGQVEQAATGAVGESCENVISDDDNGDKTKQSILDSQEGATVSRWNKYMKENDDNACEEEDVISTDREHYYSHQDCSPRSVRKRKLVPYYGGDFYEEDIEENILKNKIYKDGNVSEPSPVSFQRHEKPVSHCSSLQPGSSTLFPMNTSGHSICSTASFLKRDPKPDTNSNNFEHIKKIGPEYPVTSRQDVLHNDNPNTADTLCAHNRSRSSPGPQQSGNQPLPSISLQKPFIQSNLFQTGDDFDDNY; via the exons atgGTGCAGGAGTTCCAGGTGCTCCGGTGTTATTCCTGTCAGGCCTTCCAGGTGCACCAG GTCAAAAAGAGCAAGAAATGGTCGTGTAAGCTGTGCGGAGAGAAGCAGAGCCTGCTGAAG GTGTATGGGCAAGGTTCAGGGGCAGACTGCAGACACCACGTCCAGAAGCTGAACCTCCTCCaggggcaggtggagcaggcagcgaCTGGAGCCGTGGG agaaagctgtgaaaatgttatttCTGATGATGACAATGGTGACAAAACCAAGCAGAGTATTCTGGATTCACAG GAAGGAGCCACCGTGAGCCGCTGGAATAAATACATGAAAGAAAACGATGATAATGCATGTGAAGAGGAGGATGTTATCTCTACTGATCGTGAACACTACTACTCTCATCAGGATTGTTCACCAAGAAGCGTCAG GAAACGTAAGCTTGTGCCCTACTATGGAGGTGATTTCTATGAGGAGGATATTgaagaaaatattttaaagaaCAAAATCTACAAG gatgGAAATGTATCAGAACCCAGTCCGGTTTCCTTCCAGAGGCATGAGAAACCTGTATCACATTGCTCATCTCTGCAGCCCGGCTCTAGTACACTGTTTCCTATGAACACATCTGGACACTCCATCTGCAGTACAGCCAGCTTCCTGAAGAGGGACCCCAAACCGGACACCAATTCTAATAATTTTGAACACATAAAAAAGATTGGGCCGGAATACCCTGTAACCAGCAGACAAGACGTCCTACACAATGATAATCCTAATACTGCAGATACATTGTGTGCACATAATAGATCTAGATCTTCTCCAGGACCGCAGCAATCTGGGAATCAGCCCCTTCCCTCAATTTCACTCCAGAAACCTTTCATTCAATCCAATCTCTTCCAGACTGGTGATGACTTTGACGATAATTATTGA
- the SQSTM1 gene encoding sequestosome-1 isoform X2, with product MPVTVKAYLLGKDESHKEIRRFTLQLGKGKAASQTPGCELLTNKVTEVFQGLKGGSFQMFYRDEEGDLVAFSTDEELNMGLEMINDGVFRLYIKERRECKREHRAHCGSENTQNVVHPNVTCDGCEGPVVGNRYKCLICPDYDLCSTCEAKGIHKEHNMIMFPTPIAFPHGRWLRKMRHGMPSFPWMHGWGFPGRGHPCPNAQQSQGCTAPTNPNTAQEGESNNPSQPCPDPNVAFLQNVGESVAAMLSPLGIDVDIDVEHGGKRSKVSSPQPGPEAKESQPSSTSSTQNQKSATNRSEEGTAPMDTDNIAKQMEDVHLNSTTQPSNGEHSGSASGGDDDWTHVSPKEVDPSTGELQSLQLLDTDSPSPLDPFRTTHAPTGLREAAIYPHLPAEADPRLIETLSQMLSMGFTDEGGWLTRLLQAKDYDIGSALDTMQSVRQPPRP from the exons ATGCCGGTCACAGTCAAGGCTTATCTGCTGGGCAAAGATGAGAGCCACAAGGAGATCCGACGCTTCACCCTCCAGCTGGGCAAGGGCAAGGCTGCCAGCCAGACCCCCGGCTGTGAGCTGCTCACCAACAAGGTGACCGAGGTCTTCCAGGGCCTGAAAGGAGGCTCCTTCCAGATGTTCTACAGAG ATGAAGAGGGAGATCTTGTGGCTTTTTCCACTGATGAAGAACTGAACATGGGACTGGAAATGATCAATGATGGTGTTTTCCGCCTGTACATTAAAG AACGGAGAGAATGCAAGCGAGAACATCGTGCGCATTGTGGATCGGAGAACACCCAGAACGTGGTGCACCCCAATGTGACCTGTGACGGCTGTGAAGGTCCTGTGGTGGGGAACAGGTACAAATGCCTGATCTGCCCTGACTATGACCTGTGCAGCACCTGCGAGGCAAAGGGAATCCACAAGGAGCACAACATGATCATGTTCCCGACCCCCATT GCCTTTCCTCATGGTCGCTGGCTCCGCAAGATGCGCCATGGGATGCCTTCATTTCCCTGGATGCATGGCTGGGGGTTCCCAGGCAGAGGACATCCCTGCCCAAATGCCCAGCAGTCACAAGGATGCACTGCCCCAACCAATCCGAACACTGCCCAGGAAG GTGAATCCAACAATCCCTCCCAGCCTTGCCCTGACCCCAATGTTGCCTTCCTGCAGAACGTTGGAGAGAGTGTGGCAGCCATGTTGAGCCCCCTGG GAATTGACGTGGACATCGATGTAGAACATGGTGGCAAGCGCAGTAAGGTTTCATCTCCACAGCCTGGCCCCGAAGCTAAAGAGTCACAACCAAGCAGCACATCCTCTACCCAGAACCAGAAGAGCGCCACCAACAGATCCGAAGAGGGTACTGCTCCTATGGACACTGACAACATCGCCAAACAGATGGAAGACGTACATTTGAACTCAACCACACAGCCGAGCAAT GGTGAACACAGCGGAAGTGCTTCAGGGGGTGATGATGACTGGACTCATGTGTCACCTAAAGAAGTAGACCCATCCACTGGCGAGCTTCAGTCTCTTCAGCTTCTGGATACAGATTCCCCGAGTCCTTTAGACCCGTTCAGAACTACACATGCACCCACAGGTCTAAGAGAAGCCGCCATCTATCCACATCTCCCAGCAG AAGCCGACCCCCGTCTCATCGAGACCCTGTCACAGATGCTGTCCATGGGATTCACAGATGAAGGCGGATGGCTCACTCGTCTTCTGCAAGCCAAGGATTATGACATTGGCTCTGCCCTTGACACCATGCAGTCTGTGCGGCAACCTCCACGTCCATAA
- the SQSTM1 gene encoding sequestosome-1 isoform X1, with amino-acid sequence MPVTVKAYLLGKDESHKEIRRFTLQLGKGKAASQTPGCELLTNKVTEVFQGLKGGSFQMFYRDEEGDLVAFSTDEELNMGLEMINDGVFRLYIKERRECKREHRAHCGSENTQNVVHPNVTCDGCEGPVVGNRYKCLICPDYDLCSTCEAKGIHKEHNMIMFPTPIAFPHGRWLRKMRHGMPSFPWMHGWGFPGRGHPCPNAQQSQGCTAPTNPNTAQEGESNNPSQPCPDPNVAFLQNVGESVAAMLSPLGIDVDIDVEHGGKRSKVSSPQPGPEAKESQPSSTSSTQNQKSATNRSEEGTAPMDTDNIAKQMEDVHLNSTTQPSNEQGEHSGSASGGDDDWTHVSPKEVDPSTGELQSLQLLDTDSPSPLDPFRTTHAPTGLREAAIYPHLPAEADPRLIETLSQMLSMGFTDEGGWLTRLLQAKDYDIGSALDTMQSVRQPPRP; translated from the exons ATGCCGGTCACAGTCAAGGCTTATCTGCTGGGCAAAGATGAGAGCCACAAGGAGATCCGACGCTTCACCCTCCAGCTGGGCAAGGGCAAGGCTGCCAGCCAGACCCCCGGCTGTGAGCTGCTCACCAACAAGGTGACCGAGGTCTTCCAGGGCCTGAAAGGAGGCTCCTTCCAGATGTTCTACAGAG ATGAAGAGGGAGATCTTGTGGCTTTTTCCACTGATGAAGAACTGAACATGGGACTGGAAATGATCAATGATGGTGTTTTCCGCCTGTACATTAAAG AACGGAGAGAATGCAAGCGAGAACATCGTGCGCATTGTGGATCGGAGAACACCCAGAACGTGGTGCACCCCAATGTGACCTGTGACGGCTGTGAAGGTCCTGTGGTGGGGAACAGGTACAAATGCCTGATCTGCCCTGACTATGACCTGTGCAGCACCTGCGAGGCAAAGGGAATCCACAAGGAGCACAACATGATCATGTTCCCGACCCCCATT GCCTTTCCTCATGGTCGCTGGCTCCGCAAGATGCGCCATGGGATGCCTTCATTTCCCTGGATGCATGGCTGGGGGTTCCCAGGCAGAGGACATCCCTGCCCAAATGCCCAGCAGTCACAAGGATGCACTGCCCCAACCAATCCGAACACTGCCCAGGAAG GTGAATCCAACAATCCCTCCCAGCCTTGCCCTGACCCCAATGTTGCCTTCCTGCAGAACGTTGGAGAGAGTGTGGCAGCCATGTTGAGCCCCCTGG GAATTGACGTGGACATCGATGTAGAACATGGTGGCAAGCGCAGTAAGGTTTCATCTCCACAGCCTGGCCCCGAAGCTAAAGAGTCACAACCAAGCAGCACATCCTCTACCCAGAACCAGAAGAGCGCCACCAACAGATCCGAAGAGGGTACTGCTCCTATGGACACTGACAACATCGCCAAACAGATGGAAGACGTACATTTGAACTCAACCACACAGCCGAGCAAT GAACAGGGTGAACACAGCGGAAGTGCTTCAGGGGGTGATGATGACTGGACTCATGTGTCACCTAAAGAAGTAGACCCATCCACTGGCGAGCTTCAGTCTCTTCAGCTTCTGGATACAGATTCCCCGAGTCCTTTAGACCCGTTCAGAACTACACATGCACCCACAGGTCTAAGAGAAGCCGCCATCTATCCACATCTCCCAGCAG AAGCCGACCCCCGTCTCATCGAGACCCTGTCACAGATGCTGTCCATGGGATTCACAGATGAAGGCGGATGGCTCACTCGTCTTCTGCAAGCCAAGGATTATGACATTGGCTCTGCCCTTGACACCATGCAGTCTGTGCGGCAACCTCCACGTCCATAA